The genome window TGGAAGGCGAAGGACTCATGGCCCGTCTGCTTCAGCACGAGATGGATCATCTGGACGGGGCACTGTTTGTCGACCGAATCAGCAGCCTCAAACGCCAAATGTACCTCAAGCGCCTGAAGAAGCGCCTGAAGGCCGAATCGAGATAAATGCGATTGATCTTTATGGGAACCCCGGAATTTGCCCTGCCCAGCCTAAACGCGCTGCATCAGTCCGGCCATGCCGTTCTGGCCGTTGTCTGTCAACCGGATCGGCCGAAAGGACGCGGAGGACGCCTCACGCCTCCTCCCGCCAAGGTCATGGCCGAGCGGTTCGGCCAGCCGGTCCTCCAACCCGCGAAGATGAAAGATCCCGCTTTCCATGACGCCCTCCGCGCCTTCGGGCCGGAGATCATCACCGTGGTGGCCTTTGGCCGGATCCTTCCTCCGGAAATCCTCGATCTGCCGCCGCGGGGCTGCATCAATCTTCACGCGTCCCTTCTGCCGAAATACCGTGGCGCGGCCCCGATCCAGTGGGCCATCATCAACGGCGAGCAGGAAACCGGTGTGACGACAATCCGGATGGATCCCGGAATGGATACGGGGGACATCCTTCTTCAGGAACGGGTGCCGATTTTGCCGGAGGATACGGCCGGAACCCTGTCGGCTCGGTTGGCCGAACGAGGGGCCGACCTGATGCTTCAAACCCTGAAAGGCATCGAGTCCGGGGAAATTCTTTCCGTTCCGCAGGATCATGCCCAAGCCACGCTTGCGCCGATCCTGGAAAAAGAAGCGGGCGAAATCGACTGGACCCAGCCGGCCGTCCATATTCTCAACCGGATTCGCGGGCTTGCTCCCTGGCCCGGCGCCTACACCTTTTATCAGGACGAGCGATGGAACATCTGGAAGGCCGATCTGGGGGATCAGGCGGCGGACGGAATACCCGGGACGATTCTCAAAGCGGGCCGAGCGGGGATTTCGGTCGCGACCGGTCAAGGTCTTCTTGAAATTCTGGAGCTTCAGCCGGCGAATCGACGGCGGATGGGCGTTCGGGAGTTTTTGGCCGGACATTCGGTTGATCCCGGCGTCGTGCTCGGGGGGTAAACTTGCATCAAGGTTTCGAACTCAGGTACAATGGTCGTGTGTTTATCCAATGCTGAAGGAGGTTTGCTAAGAACATGAACAAGCTGAAGACAACTTTTTTCCTGGCGTTGCTCGCGGGTTTGTTTGTTGTCGTGGGCTCGCTGATCGGCGGCCGGTCCGGCGCGACGATCGCGTTTGCGATCGCGCTGGTCATGAATGCCGGCGCCTACTGGTTTTCGGATAAAATCGTGTTGAGGATGTACGGCGCCAAGGAAGTTTCGGAGGCCGAGGCTCCGGTCCTGCATCGGCTGGTCCGGAATCTGGCCACGCGCGCGCAGTTGCCG of Nitrospiria bacterium contains these proteins:
- the fmt gene encoding methionyl-tRNA formyltransferase, whose translation is MRLIFMGTPEFALPSLNALHQSGHAVLAVVCQPDRPKGRGGRLTPPPAKVMAERFGQPVLQPAKMKDPAFHDALRAFGPEIITVVAFGRILPPEILDLPPRGCINLHASLLPKYRGAAPIQWAIINGEQETGVTTIRMDPGMDTGDILLQERVPILPEDTAGTLSARLAERGADLMLQTLKGIESGEILSVPQDHAQATLAPILEKEAGEIDWTQPAVHILNRIRGLAPWPGAYTFYQDERWNIWKADLGDQAADGIPGTILKAGRAGISVATGQGLLEILELQPANRRRMGVREFLAGHSVDPGVVLGG